In Burkholderia savannae, one genomic interval encodes:
- a CDS encoding putative type VI secretion system effector: MYMNCDRAVILHGTIEKFSKQRTTGDFLLDDSDRSAAGLTAVAAALVGSGGAIGLAALAGTKEEADRIQFELDGKKISGWLMWSPFNNGDEVDVVAELLRDGTYRAFAMLKPRDRIIALYPHCSRGRIAHYINTLKWFVWIFGGIFLASCCVMGVIFWVNHDSDWRAFVGLMGDGGIISFVIYAIIAFSISRKFMPFVNMAEGIFQALGWRDAKTIDLPARSRDARKAEGKPGLGILYFKY, from the coding sequence ATGTACATGAACTGCGATCGAGCAGTGATTCTGCATGGGACGATAGAGAAATTCAGTAAGCAGAGAACGACGGGGGATTTTCTGTTGGACGATTCCGATCGTTCGGCAGCCGGACTGACTGCAGTGGCTGCGGCGTTGGTTGGTTCTGGCGGTGCCATCGGGCTAGCAGCCCTGGCGGGGACGAAAGAAGAGGCCGACAGAATTCAGTTCGAGCTGGACGGGAAAAAGATATCGGGATGGTTGATGTGGTCCCCTTTCAATAATGGAGACGAAGTAGATGTTGTGGCGGAATTATTGCGAGATGGTACGTATCGAGCATTCGCGATGCTCAAGCCGCGTGATCGAATTATCGCTTTATATCCACATTGTTCGCGTGGCCGGATCGCACATTATATAAATACTCTGAAATGGTTTGTTTGGATTTTTGGGGGCATATTTTTGGCTTCTTGCTGCGTTATGGGTGTGATTTTCTGGGTGAATCATGACAGCGATTGGCGCGCTTTTGTTGGATTAATGGGCGATGGTGGCATAATTAGTTTCGTGATATATGCCATTATCGCATTTAGTATTTCAAGAAAATTCATGCCGTTTGTCAATATGGCTGAGGGGATTTTTCAGGCTTTAGGATGGCGCGATGCAAAAACGATTGATTTGCCCGCTAGAAGTAGGGACGCAAGGAAAGCAGAAGGTAAACCTGGCCTGGGGATTTTGTACTTCAAGTACTGA